The following proteins are encoded in a genomic region of Arcobacter suis CECT 7833:
- a CDS encoding nucleotide-binding protein: MKTLISILSGKGGVGKSQISVSIAQSLKQEYTLKCFDNDSQVPTLSKYKSLNAKHIMIYDIDKDGEILPETLDITKLDEIAFEIENGNNEIVLVDNGSSSFNPFLSAFSVEAIEMLYQEISNFNFIVVIPVTADITTHKSAFEILTRYSILAKYVIVENYHFGTFDFFSTEIGKLFESNRSVIINVKLQRYTDSFLKMHEKMRDLNLTKEEALDSKTFQLIEKSRIRKMKKDFDDVFLTIIDNLICDSEK, from the coding sequence ATGAAAACACTAATATCAATACTCTCAGGAAAAGGCGGAGTTGGCAAGTCTCAAATATCTGTTAGTATTGCCCAATCACTAAAGCAAGAATACACATTAAAATGTTTTGACAACGATAGTCAGGTTCCAACATTAAGTAAATATAAATCACTAAATGCTAAACATATAATGATTTATGATATTGATAAAGATGGTGAAATTCTTCCTGAAACACTAGATATCACAAAACTAGATGAAATAGCTTTTGAAATTGAAAATGGTAATAATGAAATAGTTCTTGTTGATAATGGATCATCATCTTTTAATCCATTTTTGAGTGCATTTTCAGTTGAAGCAATTGAAATGCTTTATCAAGAAATCTCAAATTTTAATTTTATAGTTGTTATTCCTGTAACTGCTGATATAACAACCCATAAAAGTGCATTTGAAATTCTAACTAGATATTCAATCCTTGCAAAATATGTTATTGTTGAAAATTATCATTTTGGAACGTTTGATTTTTTTAGTACTGAAATTGGGAAATTATTTGAATCAAATAGAAGTGTAATAATAAATGTAAAACTACAAAGATATACTGATTCATTTTTAAAAATGCATGAAAAGATGAGAGATTTAAATCTAACAAAAGAAGAAGCCTTAGATTCAAAAACTTTTCAACTAATTGAAAAATCAAGAATCAGAAAAATGAAAAAAGATTTCGATGATGTATTTCTAACAATTATTGATAATTTAATTTGTGATAGTGAGAA